The genome window ATGGAAGAAAGCCGAGCCCTCTAGAGGATTCTTGACTACCTGTTCAAACCTCTGCTTCTCACCTCGTGGGCGGAGTCTCCATCCTTGTGATGCCTGGGCCTGGGTTCCCAGGCGGGTTTGGGGAAGTGAAAGTCACCAGAGGCCGGGTCTGGCCCAGCTCGTGACCCTGCGCCTTGCGGTCCCGACACAGATTTCTAGATCCCAGCTAGAGCTCTGAGCTCATGGACGCCCTGAGTTTGCTGCTGTCGGCCGCGCTGCTCTGGGTCCCTGTAGGGACCCTGACCTGCTACGGGGACTCGGGGCAGCCTGTGGACTGGTGAGTGCGCGGGAGCCGACCATCCCTCCAGGGCCGCATTGGGGATTGCTGCGTTCCTAGGTGAAGACTGGGGTTCCTTCTCTTCTCCCGCTATTCTGTCCATTTCCTAACCTCCAGGTTCGTCGTCTACAAGCTGCCGGCCCACACAGGGCCCGGAGATGCGGCGCAGAGGGGGCTGCGGTACAAGTACTTAGACGAAGACTCAGGGGGCTGGCGCGACGGTGCGGGGCTCATCAGCAGCTCCACGGGGGCCGTGGGCCGCAGCCTGCTGCCGCTGTACCGAAACACCACCAGCCAGGTGAAGACGCCCCCGGCGGAACCAGGGGTGGGACTCTAGGGTGGGCCCAACTTGGGGGAACCTTCACGTTGCCCCTGTCCATCATCCCCAGCTCGCCTTTCTACTCTACAATGACCAACCGCCTCGATCCAGCGGGTCTCAGGACTCTTCCAGCCGTGGGCACACGAAGGGTGAGGCCAGACTGGGGACTGGGGAAGAGTTCTGGTTTCCCTGTGCATTTCCCTGAGCTAACCCATGAGTTGCcaggggggtgagggtgggctgTTCTGTCAGGCCCTAGccatctgtttccttattttaaatcaACACTGTCCTTCTTCTGGACTATGAGAATCGATGGCTGTGGAAACTGAGCTCAGCGGTGGTTCTGACACTGCCCACTGGTCCTGTGGTCCAGGCCCCCTACAGACTGAGTGTTCCTGGGTTGCACATGTGCTCGCTGGGATGCCTCAAGCAGTCCCCCTGATCTCCAGTTTCTGGTTCAGGTGTGCTGCTCCTGGACCAAGAAGGGGGCTTCTGGTTGATCCACAGCGTTCCGAACTTCCCTCCACCTGCCTCCTCTGCTGCGTACAGCTGGCCTCCTAGTGCCCGGAACTATGGGCAGACCCTGATCTGTGTATCTTTTCCTCTCACCCAGTTCCTGGATATCAGTGAGTGGAGACGGGGAGGCAGGGTGAGTCCCTGATTCCCAGGCTAGAATCTTGGAACAGTCCCTCGTTTTCTTCTCCCCTTGCCCTCCAGGCAGACAGCTGACCTACACCTATCCCCTCGTGTATGACCATAGGCTGGAAGGGGACTTCGCCCAGAAATTCCCCCACCTGGAGGAGGTAGTCAAGGGCCATCATGTTCGCCAGGGACCATGGAACAGCAGTGTAACACTCACATCAAACAAAGGACACGTGTTCCAGAGCTTTGCCAAATTTGGAAACTTTGGAGATGGTGAGCCTTGAGGTTGACAGTTGGAGAACTTTTTCTGCAGAGGGGGGGTCTGGTGTGTCCATGGCTGAGGGCAGGTCATGGTTAGGGACTAGAACACCTTGGAGTCATAATCACATGAGAGGTAAACAACCAATATACCTGTGTTCAAATGTTGGTTTCTGACTGTGTGATACACGATTTAACCAGGGCCTCAACTTACCtttttgaaaaatgggaataatggtaTCAACTTTAAAGGGCTGTTGAGTGGCATGATGCATATAAAGCATTTAGTAAGGGCTGTTAGTCTTAATGTTATAATCCCCCAGATTGCCAGGGATTGATAACTGAGGAAACAGCTCAGAGATGGGAAGTGGCCTAGGGAATCCCTAGCAGTGATCCTGACCCTGTCCATGTCCTCTCTCCATCTTCTGCAGACCTGTACTCTGGCTGGTTGGTGGAAGCCCTTGGCAGTGACCTACAGGTCCAGTTCTGGCAAAGATCTTCTGGCATCCTGCCCTCCAACTGCTCTGGGGTCCAGCACGTACTGGATGTGACCCAGACAGCCTTCCCTGGGCTAGCTGGGCCAGCCTTCAATGCCACAGAAGACCATTCCAAGTGGTGTGTAGCCCCAGAAAGGCCCTGGGCCTGTGTGGGTGACATGAATCGGAACAAAAGAGAGGAGCACCGGGGTGGGGGCACACTGTGTGCCCAGCTGCCCGCCCTCTGGAAGGCCTTCCAGCCTCTGGTGAAGGCATGGGAGCCCTGTGGAAAGTAGAGCAGGGCCTTCTCTCTAGGAAGCCCAGCAGAGCATATAAGAGCTAAGGCTCAGGGGCCAGTTTGGACTTCAGTTTGAATCTATTTAGTCTCTTCCTATCTGTTTGGCCTTAATCATgtgccttaacctctctgtgactcagtctactcatctgcaaaatgggaatcataACACCTCACTCAGGATTGttgaggaataaaaagaaatgggtaaATGAGGCTGTTAGTCTTTTCTTCAGGTGGGCACTGGGACTCAGAACAGCACTGCAGTTTGCTGAGGGTCTGGGGGCAGCTGGCACATAGGTGAGACACAAAGTGGGACCACAAGGAAGGGCCAACCAAGACTCACCTCCCCTCTTTACGGTAACCAGGACTGGAGTTCCACCCCTCAACAAGCACACAGGCAAGGGGGAGGAAACATGATGTCCTGCCTTGCTAGGGGAGGAGGGGCGAGCTCTAGGAAGCTCACGCAGCACGGACGCACTTtatttatatgtgtacatatgtatacaggCGGCTGTACAGCGCGGGGCCAGTAGCTCCCTTTGCTATGGGCCCGGAGGCATGGGGCAGGGCGCCCCTTTTTTGGTCGGGGCTGCTGGGGGCACAGCTTCAGCAGGGCACCGGGAAGTCAGCGCCACCTCAGGCTTGGTGGTGGGGACCAGGAGGgaagcaggtggggctgggggccctgCACTGCTGGGTACATTCTTTGTTAGGGCTTGGGAGGGGGTCTGGGGCTCTGGGGAGAGCTTGGGAGAGGCAGGTTTGGAACGAGGCCCGCTCAGCGTGGTCcgctcctccaccacctccagcACCCAGCGCTCCCGGCCCCGCGGGGCCTCAGGTGCGGGAGGTGCCAGGGGTGCAGATTCCTGCAACCCCTTGGAGTCCACACTTGGGAGTTGTGGCACCTCAGCCTTGGCCCCAGACCGCACAGGCTCTACGACAATGGGCACCGGGGGCGTGCCTGCTTCGCCGGAGCTGCTGCGCCGGCCCGTCTCGTGTTCCTGCACCGGGCTCAGCGCCGCCTTGGCCACGGCCCTGGCCGCCCCGCCCGCGCCGTCCTCTGTCTGCACGCTCTGGTGTCGCGTGCCGCTGGCGTCCCGCTCCAGGGTCCGGCCCCCGGGGGTCGTCGCGCGGGGCGGAGTGCAGGCCTCGGCGCCACCCGGGGACTCTTTCTCCTTACTCGAAGCCGGCAGCAGCGGGTCCGCGCCCAGGCTCAGGGGCGACTCCTGGCGGCCCAGGCGGCGGACGGCGACCTGCCGGGTCGCGCCGGGACCCTCGACAGGGGGCGTCTCGCCGTCCGACTCGGCGAGGCTATGCAGCGCTAGCTCGCCGTGGAAGTCCTTGCGGAAATCCGGGTGGCCCACCTCGAGGCTGTGTTTGCGCAGCGCGCCCTTCTTGTCGGCGCCCAGCGAGGCTCCCAGTTTCTCTGCTGATTGCACGCGTTTGAGGAGTGGCGAGCGCGGGGGCTCGGCACTCTTAGGGCGCGGGCGCACCACTGGCGGCGACGAGTGCAGCTTGGCCGGAAAGCTCTGCGTCGTGTGAGAGCTGCCCACCGTGTGGcccggcagcggcggcggcgacgCCTGTGTCGGGGACGGCGTGTGCGCTAGCGGCGACAGCGGGATGTTGCCGGCCGACTTGCAGCGCGCAGAGCGGTACTGGCGGTGCAGCTTCGGCGACAGGCCGTGCAGCGTGCTGGGCCGGATGTGGTGCGAGGCCGACGATGCTGGCGAGTTGGGCGTGCTCGAGGCCGGCGAGCTGCTCTGGGACGAGGCGCCTGTGGACGGGCGAGAGAGGACGATGAGCGCCGCGGGCGCCGCCAGGGCACCCACCCGCCACCGCGCGCAGCTCGGCCCCCGCGCAGGCTCAGGGCCTACCTAGGTAGGCGGAGTCAGGCGTGGAGCGGTAGCTGTGGGTGGGCGAGCGCGCCGGCAGTCCGTGCGTGGGCGAGCCCGGGAGGCTGTCACTGGACGACAGCGAACGGTTCAACGACGACAGAGAGCGGCTAGTGTGCAGCAGGTTCGACTGCTTCGTTATCTTGCGGAAGAGGGAGCTACGCTTCTTGCTGGAGGACAAAGAGGGGACCACCTTCCCTAGACCAGACTCCAGAGCTCCCGGCTCCTCCCACTTCAGGACTTCAAGGTACCTCCTGGAACCACCCACCCTTTCTGACCCCTCCCTCTTCAGCTACCACACAGTTCCAGAccgaagaacttcctttagctcCGTCCCACTTGGCTCCTCCCACCTCAGGTCTACCCATTCCTTTCTGACCACTCACAGTCCAAGCTGGAAACACCCATCAAAACAGAACCAACCTTTTTTGGCCGCGTCCACCTGTCTAGCCCCTCCCTCTCCAACTAAACCCACCTGTCAGATTGGGAAAAAATTCACTGGACTCAGCCAGGCTTATCTCAAATCCCCACTCACTCCTTGTCCAGGTCAAACCCACTGATCAAAACAGAAAACTCTCCTGGCTCCACCCACCTCTCCTAGTTCCTCCTACATATAAGGGAAGAAATTATTTCTACTGGCCTGGCATACTCATCCCAGATAGAAATCTCTTCTCCCGGCCCCTCTCAGTCGCCTAAATATAATACATCCAGCAAGGCAGAATCACCTCCTGGACGGCACCCTCTTGGTCCACATCTGCTGGCTCAGCTCTGCTCCCACAGTGCCTTTCCTTCAGCCT of Delphinus delphis chromosome 3, mDelDel1.2, whole genome shotgun sequence contains these proteins:
- the DNASE2 gene encoding deoxyribonuclease-2-alpha, translated to MDALSLLLSAALLWVPVGTLTCYGDSGQPVDWFVVYKLPAHTGPGDAAQRGLRYKYLDEDSGGWRDGAGLISSSTGAVGRSLLPLYRNTTSQLAFLLYNDQPPRSSGSQDSSSRGHTKGVLLLDQEGGFWLIHSVPNFPPPASSAAYSWPPSARNYGQTLICVSFPLTQFLDISRQLTYTYPLVYDHRLEGDFAQKFPHLEEVVKGHHVRQGPWNSSVTLTSNKGHVFQSFAKFGNFGDDLYSGWLVEALGSDLQVQFWQRSSGILPSNCSGVQHVLDVTQTAFPGLAGPAFNATEDHSKWCVAPERPWACVGDMNRNKREEHRGGGTLCAQLPALWKAFQPLVKAWEPCGK